The following nucleotide sequence is from Rhodothermales bacterium.
CTCAGCACGCCGGCGGAGCGCGTCAGGCGATCCAGGTGGTAGCCCAGGAGACGAACGCCGCCGGCCCACCGCATGGTCTCGATCAGCTCGAACGATTCATCTGCCATCCCCATCATCTCATCCTCCCAGAAACGCCCCTTTCAGGAGGCATTCCTCGTATTCGGCCCGGGGGTCGGAGTCCCATACGATCCCGCTCCCGATGCCCATACGCCCGTGTCCGTCACGGAGTTCGAGGGTCCGGATGGCGACGTTAAACGCCGCCTTGCCGCCCGGCGAGACGTACCCGATGGCGCCGCAGTAGACGCCGCGGGGTTCGGGTTCGATGGCATCGATACGTTGCATGGCGCTAATCTTGGGGGCTCCGGTGATCGAGCCGCAGGGGAAGAGGGCCCGAAAGAGCGCCGGTAGCGTTACGTTTGGCAGAAGCCGGCCGGTGACGGTCGAGGTCATCTGGTAGAGCGTCTCGTAGGTTTCGAGGGAGAACAGGGCCGGCACCTGGACGGAGCCCACCTCACAGATTCGCGAAAGGTCGTTCCGGAGCAGGTCCACGATCATCAGGTTTTCCGCACGGTTTTTTGCGTCGGCCAGGAGCCACTCGCCCAGGCGCGCGTCATCCGCGGCCGTGCCGCCGCGTCGGGCTGTACCCTTCATGGGTCGGGCGATGATTTCGCGCCCATCGATGCTAAAAAACAGCTCTGGAGAAAAGCTGAGGATCGCTCCGTTGGGCCGTGGGATGAAGGCGCCATAGGCCACCCGTTGCCGGGTGCGGAGCTGCCGGTAGACGGCGAACGGGTCGCCGTCGTAGTCGAATGTGAGCGACGTCGTCAGGTTCACCTGGTAGACATCACCCTCTCGGATATGCTCCTTGATCCGGCGGATCGCCACCTCGTAGGCGTCTCGGTCGATAGCCAGCCGGCGCTCGCCGATGGGTACGGCGGACTCCGCCTCCGGCAGTTCGAGGGCCATCGGGCGGGTGTAGACGCCGAGCCACACGAGCGGCTCGGGGCCGATCCGAGCCGTGGGTAGGCCGACGCAGGCCGCGCCGGCTTCGTAACTCACGAATCCGGCGACATGGTAGCCGGCCTCGACGGCCTGGTTCGCGGCTTCGAGAACGGGTATAACGTCCGCACCCGCTCGCGCTTCGAGCTCGCGCAAGGGGTGGGCGAAGAGGAGAGCCCCTTCGCCCGGACCCTGTTTGGCTGTATCGAGCAAGACCGCGCCGGGTTCACGGAACTGTGAACCCGGCGCGTGGCGATCGTGCATGCGAAACGCCCGGGCTGGCACGTTCGATTCCGGCCTTATTGATTGCCGAGGATGACGGGAAGGCCGCCCTGGCCGCCGCCTACGATGACCGTTTTCGAGTTCGGAGACAGCGCCAGCTGCTGGGTGGCCTCGATCCCCTTGAATTGGAGGAACGCCGGCGAGAGGCTCGACGTGATGATCCGCTGGTATTCCGCCTGGCCTTCCGCCTCGATCTTTTTGCGCTGGGCTTCCAGGCTATCCTTTTGGAGGGTGAAGAAGTAGCGCTCGACCTCCTGCTCTTCCGTCAATTTCCGCTCTATGGCCCGCTGGATCTGCTCGGGAAGGAGGACGTTACGGATGAGCACGGCGTCGATCTGAACGTACTGAGCTTCGACGCCGCGGCGGACGCGCTCGATGATCTGATCCTGTAATTCTTGCCGGCGGGAGGAGTACAGCTCCTCGGGTGTGAACTGCCCGACGACCTCCCGGACGGCGCTGCGCAACTCGGGCTGGACGAGCTTGCGATAGTAGTCGGTGCCATAATCCTGGTGCAACTGTGGGAGTCTCTCCGCATCGGGCCGCCAGCGGATCGAGGCGTCCATACCGATCTGGAGACCGTTCGAGGACAGGGCCGTGATTTCCTCGATTTGCTCCTGCACGCGCCCGTCGTACCGGATGATGTCCACCCAGGGGGCATGGATGACGAGGCCTTCGGGCACCGTTGCCCCCAGATCCGTACCACTGATCCGGCTGTAGCGTACGCCGGCGTAACCCGAGTCGATACTCGTCGCCAGGCATCCGCCGGCCACCAGCAAAAGAATCAAAAAGATGGATGCGCCAAGAATCAGCCGCGCGGCCGCCTGGGTGAGGTTGGGGTAGTTACTGGCCATATATCTTGAGCGGGATTACCGTGAAATTTACGGCCGCCGGCCACGATCTGACACCTTCAACGCGACCGGGCGACACGTTTCTGTGAACCAACCGCGGCTTCAAAAGTTCGAGCGCCAGATACGACGCGCGACCCTCAGAATTCTCGACAACACGACGGGCTGCGTCTGGATGACCGGCTGTAGGCCCGTAAGTCGTAAAGGCGCAACGTGTTGCGTCTTTGCTGCGGCACTACGGGATTGACGATCTAATCGACACCTACCATATGGATGCCACAACCGCCAGCCTGAGGGACGTCTTCGGCGGGCATCTTCAGACCCACGTGGCTCTCGCGCCCTACACGACCTTCCGAATCGGAGGCCCGGCGGACTACTTCCTGGCGGTCCGGTCGGCTGACGAGCTGGCCGAGGCCGTCCGCGCGGCCAGAAAGCACGAGGTCCCCTTCTTCCTCCTGGGTATGGGCGCGAACATCCTCGTTGCCGACGCCGGATTCCGGGGACTGGTGATCCACAACGAAGCACGCCGTATCACCCTCGACGAGGCCAACGCCCGCGTCACCGCCGAGAGCGGGGCCGTCATCTATCCGACCCTCATCGAATACGCCGTGGGCCACGGGTTGTCGGGATTGGAGCATTATGTAGGCATCCCCTCAACCGTGGGGGGCGCGTTGTGGCAGAACCTGCACTTCCTGTCCCCGCCGCCGGAGCGTGCGCGGACGATGTTTATCGAGGAAGTGCTTCACGGCGCCGAGCTATTTACGGAGGAGGGCGAGCGAAAACACGTCGATGTCGGCTATTTTCAGTATGGGTACGATTATTCGATCCTGCAGGACCGGGAGGATGTCGTGCTCGCGGCCACCTTTCAGCTCGAGGCAGCCGATCCGTCGCAGATGCACGCCGTGATGGCGGCGAACCTGGAGTGG
It contains:
- a CDS encoding prohibitin family protein; the encoded protein is MASNYPNLTQAAARLILGASIFLILLLVAGGCLATSIDSGYAGVRYSRISGTDLGATVPEGLVIHAPWVDIIRYDGRVQEQIEEITALSSNGLQIGMDASIRWRPDAERLPQLHQDYGTDYYRKLVQPELRSAVREVVGQFTPEELYSSRRQELQDQIIERVRRGVEAQYVQIDAVLIRNVLLPEQIQRAIERKLTEEQEVERYFFTLQKDSLEAQRKKIEAEGQAEYQRIITSSLSPAFLQFKGIEATQQLALSPNSKTVIVGGGQGGLPVILGNQ
- the murB gene encoding UDP-N-acetylmuramate dehydrogenase, which produces MDATTASLRDVFGGHLQTHVALAPYTTFRIGGPADYFLAVRSADELAEAVRAARKHEVPFFLLGMGANILVADAGFRGLVIHNEARRITLDEANARVTAESGAVIYPTLIEYAVGHGLSGLEHYVGIPSTVGGALWQNLHFLSPPPERARTMFIEEVLHGAELFTEEGERKHVDVGYFQYGYDYSILQDREDVVLAATFQLEAADPSQMHAVMAANLEWRRERHPPLDTEPSAGSIFQKIEGIGAGRLIDECGLKGARFGGIEITHRHANIMINRGGGTAADVRRLIAHVQATVEERTGYRLEPEIRFVGAF
- the pabB gene encoding aminodeoxychorismate synthase component I, encoding MHDRHAPGSQFREPGAVLLDTAKQGPGEGALLFAHPLRELEARAGADVIPVLEAANQAVEAGYHVAGFVSYEAGAACVGLPTARIGPEPLVWLGVYTRPMALELPEAESAVPIGERRLAIDRDAYEVAIRRIKEHIREGDVYQVNLTTSLTFDYDGDPFAVYRQLRTRQRVAYGAFIPRPNGAILSFSPELFFSIDGREIIARPMKGTARRGGTAADDARLGEWLLADAKNRAENLMIVDLLRNDLSRICEVGSVQVPALFSLETYETLYQMTSTVTGRLLPNVTLPALFRALFPCGSITGAPKISAMQRIDAIEPEPRGVYCGAIGYVSPGGKAAFNVAIRTLELRDGHGRMGIGSGIVWDSDPRAEYEECLLKGAFLGG